The Dreissena polymorpha isolate Duluth1 chromosome 4, UMN_Dpol_1.0, whole genome shotgun sequence region ATATGGTTTTGTCATACATTTTAGCCACTACTGGTCTTTTAAGTTTGAGCGTGGGGCCTGGAAAAttaatgtaattatattattaCAATGATTAGATAATCTTGTTTTGAGACTCTGATAAATTCCCTTTGCAAAACActacaaatataatacattgtatatatcatttTCAGCATAAGGTTCTCCTGGCAATAAATGGATGTTTTAGTTCATAACAGTAAATAAAACGTCAAAATTTTCCATTTAAAAGTTTGTTTTGATCACATgttataagaccaattttcgcggCTCATATGAATAGCCTAATATATCATAACAAGGCGAACTGATACATTTCAGAACATCAGCaattatttaagtacataataatgtaaaaacaacaaataatgggATAGGTTCTAGTTGAAATTACAACATGTACCTACCCAGTTCTCCCCCTGGCATAGAGAAGTCTTTAGGAAGGATTGTCCATTTCTGGACCTTGGACGCGTTGGACACAGCCTTtttatttgccttgtcaatcCCTACCTGCACAGCCTGTAACAGAAATATGTTTCACTTTCAAGATGATTATTCTAAATAGAATCACAGCCAAATTGTAATAGTTAAGAATTCTTGTTGACCTAAACATAAACGATATGTTGATTATAGATAAacaaacaagagggtctgaaaggtccaaagtcgctcacctgagataacaagatattattgggacaaatcttctgaccaagtttcatgaggatcagaAAATaaacctctaaagtgttaacaaggttttactatagccatataagaaaaatgccctgccccctggcagccatgtttttcaacggcatcatttttgaacacttccaagatattatcgggctgaatcttctgaccaagtttcatgaagattggacagtaaatgcggcctctagagtgttaacaagagttTACTATAgttgtataaggaaaaatgccccaccccttggaagccatgtttttcaagcaaacataattattttcaaactcatccaagatatcattgagaccaatcttctgaccaaatttcatgaagattggacaataaatgtggcctctagagtgctaacaaggttttaataaagccatatatagccatatattaggaaaaatgcccccctcctggtggccatgttttttaagcaacaaaaaccattttcttactcatccaagatatcattgggacaattcttcagacaaagtttcatgatgatcggaaaataaatgtgacctctagagcatacatgccataattttttaggtccaaagcgggacattccataaaaaattgtcgggacatttgaccaaaaagcgggacacctaaaacgatttatcattccacctttactgtagtcagtatagtactaacaaatacttttgatacttttattcaagacataaaacatctgatatgaagcatggaatctaaaacataacaataacagttttataaaataatacaatagcaaaCAATGAAGATAATAttcaacgaagataatattcatctttttagagtacaaaatctagaacattacgacaacaatactcattgtattaatttcaatggcaaacattaacgcaggggaggctatccagtacactgaaagtacgggttacagtaaactatctaccgaacagttacatcagttacacacagaatgcgcggccgtacacatttccggggtaggtttttggtggaagcaaaccgtctttgtgttcattttaactgtcaacaacgcctcaaccgtttttacaccaacaaaaacaaaaggacaaaagaagtctatggatgctttactcgaattatttttctctaaattaaatgttaataatcatattttgttttcttcttatatacacatattaaactgaattgtgaattgtcaggcactgtattggggtagtgtcaaactgtcatgaataacaacacgttttttttattacaataacacaagacaagatgggtaccacttttactgtttgttgcgatgttttttaagcatgtatccatgcgcagtttgtaacttgtcaattgtcgcggcttaattggagtagggtcaaactgtcatacatagcacctcgtggtttttagcttaattggagtagggtcaaactgtcatgcatagcacctcgttgtttttattacaattacacccaattacacttgACAGGAttggtatcacttattggactgtttattgcgattttggtatattgcacattcggattatcccgatATTTATGAACtcaacattgaatgtaaaagactcattaatgacgtagagttagttttacaaaacaattgttttgtaaaccgtttcaaacaaatacaaaaataaacacattttcaacatttatttcattataatacaactatcgatagcaataaacgaccactatcttgaagaccaccatggtgtgaatgcctgatgaaatcaataattagccgataaatcgctgataaggtgtcataaacaacactggtacacacgataagtagaataggattgttaattgggggcaataaagggattagcgggggtaagtgttagcgaacagagcttgaatagcgaatattattgggaacctatagaccttacatcgttttttacgaatgtcgggacaaatcgtctcatatcgggacagcgggacaaagggcccaaaagtcTGGGCCGAGATcaggacgtatggcatgtatgctctagagtgttaacaaggtcatacatttcaatataatttaaaataaaagtaaagaagaacatgtgtcgaaaatgcgaaataagccagatatttaattctgaaatcgaaatatCTGTACagttgaataatttgaagaattATGAATAATTCTGtacagaatgtatatcatgcatgtacgatgtgaatcttaattcatacgacacacgaacactaactccgatcctaataaaaaaacgaattcttcggttattgtaggaaaatatttacaaaatatcttTTCGTCACCATTGGCTCGGGGGTGCTAATTtgtcttttctgcattttatgaaattcgtcttgcctattttgtgttattgtaacatgtatttatcaaaatattacaatttaacacatataaaattgtatagtctcgctttaatcgtttgacaaaagaatgccatattgtacagaatcatcaaacaataaaaaacatattaaaaaaataatattattgtaaaactatcatttataattaattccacttaatcttatgcttaaacaataaaaaaataaaaaagggagacaactctgtcaattcaacataatttttcagaagccattttgcagttacttcccttgacatgctaaactagagtgttcacaagctgtttttactctataaatataaggaaaatgacccccccccagcggccatgcttttttccgatccgaaccatttttgaactcaaacgtcatatccagaaaacacatgttctgaccaaatttcatgagaattggaccaaaaatgtgactactagagagttcacatgttttcacaatatacatatagagaaaactgccccgccccctggcggccatgttttttaaccgatctcgaccattttcgaactcgtccaagatatcaatgaaaccaatgttttgaccaagtttcttgatgattgggcaaaaattgtgacttcgagagtgttcacaaggtttctctatagccatattaggaatactgccccgccccctggcggccatgtttttcaacggactggaaccattttttaactcaaccaacatagtattgagacaaacattttgacaaagttacatgaagattgggcatcaaatgtgacttctacagtgttcacaaggtttttctttattttgacctagtgacctagtttcaaactcagtcgaggtatcaatgggacaaatgttctgaccaagtttcatgaagatcggaaaataaatgtgctcacaaggcaaatgtttacaGCACaagatgcacgacggacaaaagacgatcacaaaagctcaccatgagcacgttgtgctcaggtaagctaaaaaagagaaaaaaagtaCAATTCTTATATGACTTACATTGTACATGAATCAAAATGTTATGTAATGAATTGATAACTATCGTACACATACAGAAATACTTGCTAGATGTATATTGAGGATTTTCCAAAGCATATCTTGCAAATCTTCACTTCATGATGATGACCTATCATAATTTTAATTGAAGTGAATGACCTATCTTTATTTTAATTGAAGTGAATGACCTATCTTAATATTAATTGAAGGGAATGACCTATCTTAATTTTAATTGAAGTGAATGGCCTATCTTAATATTAATTGAAGGGAATGACCTATCTTAATTTTAATTGAAGTGAATGACCTATCTTAATTTTAATTGAAGTGAATGACCTATCTTAATTTTAATTGAAGTGAATGACCGATCTTAATTTTAATTGAAGTGCTTGAGAAACAAGCTATAAGTTCACTTCACAAACAATGAATGCAGACTGATCAACTGAATTATAAAATGATTGTGACTGCAATATACCCCCTATCTTGGGGGGCACAATAACACCATTACTTATGTGTGAACACCCCCTGCTCAAGAGCATGTGGTCATAACTTTGAACTGATTTGTTAATATCGTCCTAATAAATGTGCATTGAtttattaaacctttaaatgattTGTTAATATCAGCCTTATACAGGTGCATGTATGAATGTATACTTACATGCATTAATACCCACTTTACTGATTTGTGAACACCAGCCCTGTATAAGCCCATACCTGGAGCACATTCTTGTCAGCTATAGCATCCTCTACTGTTTTAGCCTGTGAACCCAGTGCGCGGTACCAGCTGAGGGTTTCAGGGGCCAGGGAGTCAAGGGGCTCATTAGTGTCCAGGTTCATTTCCGTCTGCCAACAAAAATGGGATCTACACAAAAACTGACAAATCAAAGTTTACAGCCTACAAATAATGGAACTCAAAAGATCTATGGTTTGCTTTGCGGTAAAATGATcctttaatgttttatatatcagTCAAATGGACTTTGAACATTGCTTGTGTTAATCTTATGCATATAAACAAATTTCTATTTCAATTTGCTATAGTTTAGACACAAAAACAAAGACAGAATTAAATCACTGATAATTTAAATTGaacacattttgaagcaaaatGCATAAACTGACACAAATTGTATGTTTGGTCCAGTTAATGCCTCAACTAATTAGAAACACAAATCACAATGCCATGTAACTGCTTGCTGCAAGGTTTCGTACCTTGAGAGTGATGAGCATAGAGAGGAACTTGCGCTTGTCACCAATCAGCATGCAGTTACTGACGCAGGGTAGAGCCTCCTTTACGGCGCTCTCCACAGGCACTGGGGCAATGTTCTCACCTCCAGCAGTAATTACAAGCTCTGAAACAAGCATATGAGATCACTCATTTTAGTGAAATGCAAAATTTATGGGTGTGCGTAatgtgttatcccagattagcaaaTGCAGTAAAAACAGGTTTATCTAGGCTGACAATTTTCTGCCTAAACAGGAATGACCTGTTGCGCTGTAGCATTCCTCACTGTCACTGTCATCACGATCAGAATCTTCATTCTTTGGTTTTACTTGCATCCAAATGTAGGAACCAGAATAGTAAATATATTGTCGGCTTATTGCAAACTGCATGCACATTAAGTGACGCAGGCACCTTATGCAATTGATATAAATGGCTcagttttgtttaataataactTAATTTGAAGAACAAAGTGTTTTCAGTGATCTGGATTGTACAAGCATGTCTGGCTACTCATAATGCCCAACTATTAAACACAATGTTTGCTGTCTCACTTGGCTAGCGTGAATCTGAACACTGCTGTGTTACATGCATACAGGCATTGTACCTTTTATTCTGCCTGTGATGTACAAGAATCCATCCTCATCTTTTTTGCCTATGTCTCCAGAATGTATCCACATGTTGTCTCCAAGGCATTCCTTGGTTTTCACTTCATCATTCAGATACCCCATGAATACATGGCGACCCCAAAAACACACCTGtcacataaaaattaaaaagtgtAAACAAGTTTATTATGCTATTATGTCGCATGTATTTGAACATTTATgttaagatatttcaatatatgtcAATGAACAATAACATGAAGCATTTTGAACTTTGATCTATGACCTAGACCCTGCAGATACCTATAATATTCTTGTGTAAAACACACTGTCTAATATGTGTGAACATTGCGctaatttctttttaaatgcaagTAGATATTAGATCATAGGCGTGATTCTAGAGAGAATGACAGACCAAGCAGTTAAAGGCTGGGTCAAGGATCTTCAGGTATGTACTCCCGTACTCCATAAAGTGACCTAGCCGGCAAggaaaaactagagctttgtcacacacGTGACTAAaaaccccacatgccgcattgacacagaatattttgcatgttgtctttacaaaaatcagcagacaccatgctcaatgtttaaaacacacgaagtgactctgtgacctggtttttgacccgacatggccCATGTCCAAACTTgatctacacatcatctagatacaacttctgaccaagtttggtgaagctctgatgaaaactacttaaattagagagcggacaccatgctcaatgtttaaaacgcaccaagtgaccctgtgacctagttttttacccggcatgacccatattcgaacttgacctagacatcatctagatacaacatctgaccaagtttggtgaagatcggataaaaacaacttgaaagagagagcggacacttaatacggaccaacagacagacagacaaaaaaccgactgaccgacagacaagctcacccCTATATAacccccttaacttcgtttgtgggggtatgaTAATTAGATGTCCTTAAAAATAAACTACAATGATTTTTACCTCCCCATTGCCATCCTCATCTGGATTCTCAAACTTGGTTTTCACTCCCATCATCTCCTTGCCTACACTCGTAATACGATATGCACCATCGCTACACATTGTTTGGGGACCTGTGAAACCAGTAGGACAGTCAGAGAGTTAACAAAAAATAAGTCTTAATACACCTGTGTTAAATTTCATTTGTGGAAAGCACATTCTGATCCAGGGAAACACTTCACATATGTACATTTATCCCACTTCACATTATTTCTAATATTAAAGTATTTActtttgatataaataaatatgatctGAGTTGCGCGAAAATGGGCAATTCAACATATCACAACAGTGCAGTTCACGATCAACCTCCGCAGCCTTATACTCTGATAAAGAGTCATAATTAGTACTTATGAGGCCAAAAAACCTTGCACAACTTCATAGCTCAGACTGTGCGAGGTGTATCTCTTTTCTATAAGATCTTGTTATTGATTTTGAAGTACATTCACTCCAAACATATGAATTTTACCATCAGAATTTTTTGTTGCACAAACAGTGCTTTGCCTtcagtgttttcataaataaataaatattgaatcaaATTCAAAAGGGAGTTTATCAATAAGATAAAGTGAGCTGTTCCCACCTCAAtaagcaccccccccccccctccacctgCAGAAAAGAAGAGTAATTAAACCAAATCTCTAAGACAGCTTTAAGATCAACATTTCAACTATTGAACGTTgcattacaaaaatattgttagTGATCTTCAATTTAACCCAAACAGATTTCAAGCAAAACAatcttttcaatattttgttgtaTTATTTACCAGTGCATTCACTCATGCCGTAGACTTCATATATGCATATGTTGAGGCTGTTAAAGAACTCCAGGGTTTCCTTCATGATTGGAGCTGCCCCTGACCCAAATAACCTACACCGGTCAAGTCCTAGGAGATTTCGAAGCTTTTTAAACACAAGAACGTTAGCCAAACTCCAACCCCAGGGCTTGTCACTGCAAGAAAAATTATATGGATGATAAACCCAAATGTTCAACTAAGGCACTCACCCGAGACCCGaaggaaataaatattttatgagaAAATGGAGTTcagaataataaaagtactttgtgaaacattaatatttaagTACTAGGCTCTTTTTTTAAAACtaggccaagatatcattagaaaaaatgttctgacaaaaaagATTTGACTTAAAAATGTGATTTCAAGAGTGAaatttaactctttttttcatttgacctagtgacctagttttttacctaacTCTACCCAGTTGTTACTTGGCTattattattgggacaaatattttTACCAAGTTTATATAAGAAATGTGGCATCTAaaatgttaacaaggtaaatgttatacaacaaacaacagacaaaaggctATTACAAACGAGGTGAGCTAAAACATTCTGAGTAACACCTATTGAACCTaaaaaatcaaagcaaatacTAAGTCTCAACGGCCACTGCTTATAAACTTGCCAACAACTTACCCCTTTGAAGCCTTCAGCCCCTTATCCCGAGCCCACGCTGAGATCTTTCGTGCCATTTTGGGTCGCTTTGCCCCTTCAGTTACAAGCCTTTCGTTGATTTTCTCCCATAGTCTGGGCACAGCAAACACAAACGTGGGTCTCACTTCCTTCCATGAATCCAGAAGTGTTCCCTGGAGGGACATTGGGGCACAGATAATAATATGTTAGTCTTgatacatttaagtaatttaagtgaggtttcaacaagagatgtgtttgtcagaaacacaatgccccctactgtggcaatttgattaaaaaaaataattattatatccctttaaaaaatattacttcccttgtaaaaattatctgtaaagcttgttacttcccttggattatttttttttacctttgaccttgacctttcaacactcaaaatgtgcagctccatgagatacacatgcatggcaaatatcaagttgctatcttcaatattgcaaaaaatatggccaatgttaaatttttcggacggacatacagttcaaatgctatatgccaccataacgggggcataaaaacattacCACCAATTCTTGATTTTGATTGAAAAATCTCCATTTAAATATGACGCTTCTCTTGTaggcaaacaacaaaatatttgttaaacttATCATTCCCAAAGCCAtgttaaacatgtacattttgtttctttcttaATTAAAACGATAAGTTTTATTAAGGGGACCCTATGGGAATAAGGATAAACTGTTGTCCAAACCTAAGTAATAACCTAAGCAAACATATCAAACTGGCGGTCATATATAACTAGAGAGAGTAATTGTGTACGAAATTGGTATTCGaatggaattttgaatagcccgaagacattTTTAAAAGCCCGAAGAGGTCAATATAAAtgttatgacttttttggccaggaacaccaaaatagttattaaggtagtgcacctctaatgggcacatatccaaatataatctaattaattattttcttaatcagcatcatttcactgaactacatgcaaatttgtaggtaggctttccatgctttttaaaaaaatataccgattttttcaaaaccacccccacgctcggcttttgtccagtttattttcacccctggggtatataaaagttccataattcattcaattttccaaatatgggcatgcagttggtgtgtacagatgctgtaaaggtgtttaaagtttaaacaagatgaaataagtattcttttacagacatttattttttacaaatttttatctatggaagagcaccatgaaatgtaagtgatttcagccaagtaaaaattgggtcggttaaaaacaaagtgtcataaaattcaaaatagtatcatttaagtcatattttaaacttagtttttatagaaacactatatacagcaaaaataccaagaactagacagatttaccgtttactttttgaaataaaaataaaaatgcaacatgcatggttcgtattttcaacagtaaatcacccaatttcgccataacgttgttttaattttaataattgaaaaatgtgcataaaaattgcaacatatttaacaataaatatagcgtatatgccatattaaatcaaattacgttagaaaataaataaaaacgcgtcgcaaaaaagtatacgtcgtcggcaggattcgaacctgcgcgggaatatcccaaaagatttctagtctatcgccttaaccactaggctacggcacctaatagtaggctcttcaaccttcgaagaaatcgcgggaaatcattagaggtgcactaccttaacaatcagaaaatctacttccattagtaaaaacagacgCATGTAATTACAGTAATAAAGGTTAttctgtttccttttgaaatgcattttataaacaagagcaccgccttgcgggtgcagaccgctcatcttttttctttttaaaggtgaagggactctcattttcaatcacaaaggagggaggggtggagtgaagagcggtgcattgtgtgggggtgtggacatttattacattttcttccaaaaatgcgaaaaaaaggaaaaaaaaaaatcaggggggtggggggggggggggggggggggattcttgggtgcgatggttggacggtatttcaaacataaaataataaaaataaatatttgtgttttttaaccgtttcaaaaaaaaaaaggggggggggggtgaggtgggggggtatagtgtgagggtgtggtggtaatttgtgagatgatcttcaaaaaaaaaaaaaaaaaaaaattagggggggttttcggttggggggagggggggagggggggtgggggattcttgggtgcgatggttggacggtatttcaaacataaaataatcaaaataaatagttttgttttttaaccgtttaaaaaaaaaattggggagggggtggggtgggggggggggtatagtgtgagggtgtggtggtcatttgtgagatgatcttaaaaaaaaaaaaaaaaaaaaaaaaaaaaaaaataggggggggggggcacgggcgatggtttgggtggagtctattgtggtatgtcaggtaagagtagttttgtcaaagtatcaatcaaatctaatcataaataaagaagttatggcaattttagagaaatttaataatttgaccttgagagtcaaggtcattcaaaggtcaaggtaaaattcaacttgccaggtacagtaacctcatgatagcatgaaagtatttgaagtttgaaagcaatagccttgatacttaagaagtaaagtggatcgaaacacaaaatttaaccatatattcaaagttactaagtcaaaaaagggccataattccgtaaaaatgacatccagagttatgcaacttgtccttttactgtacccttatgatagtttgcgagtgttccaagtatgatagcaatatctatgatactttaggggtaaagtggaccaaaacacaaaacttaaccaaacttttaattttctaagtataaagggcccataattccgtccaaatgccagtcagagttacataactttgcctgcacagttcccttacggtagttagtaagtgttgcattgatacttaaggaataaaatggaccttaacacaaaacttaacaaaaattttcaattttctaagtataaaaagggcacataattctgtcaaaatgcacgccagagttatctaactttgcgtgcccagttccctcatgatagtaagtaagtgtaccaagtttgaatgcaatagcattgatactttctgaaaaaagtggacctaaacgcaaaacttaaccaaaattttcaattttctaagtataaaaagggcacataattcagtcaaaatgcacgccagagttatctaactttgcctgcccagtcccctcatgatagtaagtaagtgtaccaagtttgaatgcaatagcattgatactttctgagaaaagtggacctaaacgcaaaacttaaccggacgccgacgccgacgccaaggtgatgacaatagctcataatttttttaaaaaaaatagatgagctaaaaatgcaccagataattatgctgtttattgtaactttattattacacatgttctcattcaatgattcccTTAATCAGTTTGACCAGTATtaggttttattttaaagcaaattgattATTATCGAATTATTACTAGGAcaattgaaagtgaatttctgaattGTTGGCATGTGGCTTCATaacaaaaggccactgggtgtgttaattgcccaatctaccaaatgacaatgtctgcttctttaatttactcccgatgttttgataagcatgtgtcaaccgtgaaaagtattgtatatttgtaaacAGATTTTAAGTAGCAAAGTAGATCACGTAgcagaacgagattacagaaCAAACGAAAGTAATACACTTATTAATAATTAGTTGATAAAAACGTCTTCTTATACGCAAGAATGATTGATAAAAACACATGAAAATCTAACTGTAATAaggatcaatttgtttttaacccaatgcgtacaatatcccttacagactcttttattGAAAATTACTTCGTTCATTGTTaagaaattataaatacattttcggaaaacgcttcttaaatttaaatacgcttctagattggtcattattttaaaacattacaaagtGCCCGATGCTCGAACATCCCAGAACGTGATCtacgcatgttcagtttgaataatcTCATCTAgattgggcgtcaattgcatcattac contains the following coding sequences:
- the LOC127876666 gene encoding long-chain-fatty-acid--CoA ligase ACSBG2-like isoform X2, whose amino-acid sequence is MGNNASGPAVSITQIRTLVNDSNTVTTEKKTLDDLLPATSYCTTDITAPVKLRLEKEGHASIKPITMETMFRQTAEKLPDTIALGVKRNGVWQKTTFREYYSLTKQAARAFIKVGLEPRHAVSVLGFNSPEWFISYLGAIFAGGVGTGIYATNSPEACAFVLQDSCSNVVVVENHAQLQKILQVWDSLPHLKAIVQYTGEVAERRDNIYSWDEFLALGNDVPDSALEERLSIQAPNACCSIIYTSGTTGNPKGVMLSHDNYTWTADMVCKQLKLNFGKEIGISFLPLSHIAAQMLDFICPVRCGGSVYFAQPDALKGTLLDSWKEVRPTFVFAVPRLWEKINERLVTEGAKRPKMARKISAWARDKGLKASKGDKPWGWSLANVLVFKKLRNLLGLDRCRLFGSGAAPIMKETLEFFNSLNICIYEVYGMSECTGPQTMCSDGAYRITSVGKEMMGVKTKFENPDEDGNGEVCFWGRHVFMGYLNDEVKTKECLGDNMWIHSGDIGKKDEDGFLYITGRIKELVITAGGENIAPVPVESAVKEALPCVSNCMLIGDKRKFLSMLITLKTEMNLDTNEPLDSLAPETLSWYRALGSQAKTVEDAIADKNVLQAVQVGIDKANKKAVSNASKVQKWTILPKDFSMPGGELGPTLKLKRPVVAKMYDKTISAFYEE